A segment of the Thermodesulfobacteriota bacterium genome:
GCCTGGATGCCAGCCCACTCCATTTGACCAAAGGCCGCCACCGGACCGGTCATGGGAAGATAGACACCGATACGAATCGGCTCACCGGCCAGGCTTAAAAATGGCAAACAGAATAGGAGATAAATACAAGATAAAACCGAAACCGCAACTAAATAGATTGCCTTTTGTTGCAAGTTGTCACCCCTTTCATAGCACTTAGCACTCAGCTATCAGCGTTCAGCCTAACATATTGTTTAGCTTGGTTTTAGCTGAGAGCCGATGGCTGAGTGCTGACCGCACCATCCGGAAAGCCAAGCTTTCCGGATGGAAACTAATTAAAACGGCACGTTCAGCTTAAGAAAAAAAGACTTTACCCTGTCTATAACCCCGGTAGATTGTTCCGATTCTTCTTCCGTTTTTTTGTTGATACTAGATATATCCTCCAGGGATTGCTCCCCTTCACCTGCCACAGATTTCTCTTGCCCGCTTTCCACTGAAACGGCAATCCCCGAAGAAGCGCTGTCTCTACGTTCAGGGACAGTTGTACAGGCTGCGCCCCCTATAAGTAGAACCAGGACTAAAACACATATACAGTTACGGGCGATCATAGAAAATTATAAATGTACCAATCTCAACTAAAACCAAGATAAACAATATGTTAGGCTGAACGTTGATAGCTGAGTGCTGACAGCTCATTCGGAATTTTCGAGTTTTCGGATGGACACAAGTTATATCTACCCCCGTTACTTACAAAACATCCGCTGCAGATATAACAGCTCTTTTTTTAACTCTGTCAGCAAGGCTCTGGTCTTACTATCTTCACTATCAAGAAAACCTATCTCCAGTTGGCCCCCCTTGCCCTGGGCCAGGGCCTTGCGCGCCCCGGCTATGGTAAAGCCTTCTTCATAGAGCAGCCTCTTTATCTCCATTACCAATTCTAAATCTGACTTCCTGTAGAGTCTCTGGCCGGAGGGCGGGCGATATGGCTTGATTTCACTAAACTCTGACTCCCAGTAGCGAAGCACATGCGGTTCTACCCCCGCAATCTGACTAACCTCGCCGATCTTAAAGTAACGTTTGTCCGGGATAGAGTTATTCATGGATTAGTTCATGGATTATTCAGCGATGACTCATAATTTCTTATTAAGGGCGTCTCGCAGCTTTCTACTGGCCTTGAAGGTAACTACAGATCGGGGTGATATCTCTACTGTTTCTCCGGTACGCATGTTCCGTCCCGGCCTTGCTCTTTTCGCCCGAACCTTCAAGATGCCAAAATTCGCAATCTTGACACTATCTCCCTTTAACAGCTCCTCTTTAAAGGCATCAAATATTGATGTAACCAGCTCAGTAGTCGCCTGTCGGGGGAAGCCGATCTTGTTATGAATATGCTCTACAATGTCTTTTTTGGTCAGTGTCATTTTAGCCCTTCCTGCAACTCCGTTATTTTTTGTTCCCTTAATCTTCCATTAAACCTGGATAATATATCACTTACTATTTGTTGGTGGACAGCATTTACTTCTTCATCCTCCAGTGTCTTCTCTGAAGAACGGTAAATCACCCGCAAGGCCAGGCTCTTATATCCTCGCTCAATTTGCCTGCCCTGATAGACATCAAATATAAAAACATTTTCCATTATATTCCCACCCTGCTCATTAATCACGCGCAAAATCCGGCCGGCAGGAACATCTTCGGGAACGATAATAGCCATATCCCGCATCACAGCAGGATAGCGGGGGAGCGGCTTAAAGACCTTTAGGCCTTTATAGGCTTCGACTAAATCGTCAAATGATAACTCAAACATAAATACCTTTTCTTTTACGTCAAAGCCTTCACAGACAGAGGGATCCATCTCACCCACAAAACCCAGCGTCTTTGGGCCAAGTACGATACGGGCAGACGCCTCTCTCCTGAGATAAGGGGCAGATTCCACCGCCTGGTCCAGCCTATAACCGGAGATGCCCAGGGCCTGAAAAACGGCCTCCATACCGCCTGTTATATCAAAAAAATCGACTCCATCCCCGGGAAAATGCACCCCCTCCGGATAGCGCAGACCGGTACACATACCGGCTAAATAGGTCTTTTCTACTGGCTGCCGGCCTTC
Coding sequences within it:
- a CDS encoding MerR family transcriptional regulator yields the protein MNNSIPDKRYFKIGEVSQIAGVEPHVLRYWESEFSEIKPYRPPSGQRLYRKSDLELVMEIKRLLYEEGFTIAGARKALAQGKGGQLEIGFLDSEDSKTRALLTELKKELLYLQRMFCK
- a CDS encoding integration host factor subunit alpha — encoded protein: MTLTKKDIVEHIHNKIGFPRQATTELVTSIFDAFKEELLKGDSVKIANFGILKVRAKRARPGRNMRTGETVEISPRSVVTFKASRKLRDALNKKL